DNA from Krasilnikovia cinnamomea:
TGTCGACGTGGTCGATGACCGCGATGTCGCCGGGGCGCAGGCGACCGACCAGACGCTTGGTCCGGCGGTCGAGGCGGGCGGTGCCGGTCAGCGTACCCGGCTCGACGCTCCGGGTCCGGCGCAAGGTGGGAAGTCGCATCGTGGCCATCCTGACATGCCCGATCACGCACGCCGAATGCGACATGCGAGAGATCACGCCCGAAAAGGACAATTAGGTATCGGCTGCGCCGGGCCGCCGCGGCGCACCGGCCGAGCCGCACCGCGGCTCGGCGACGCCGCAGGTCAGCCCCGCTTTTCCTGACCCGCCACCGCCAGCAGCTCCTCCGCGTGGGCGATGCCGAGGTCGGAATCCGGCAAACCGGCCAGCATCCGGGCCAGCTCCCGCGCCCGCTCCCCCTCCTCGACGACCCGCACCCCGCTGGTCGTGATCGCGCCGCCGGTGTCCTTGGCGACCACCAGGTGACGGTCGGCGAACGCCGCCACCTGCGGCAGATGCGTCACCACCAGCACCTGATGGGTCCGCGCCAGCCGGGCCAGCCGCCGCCCGATCTCCACCGCGGCCTGACCGCCCACGCCCGCGTCGACCTCGTCGAAGACCAGCGTCGGTGGGCCACCCGCACCGGCGAACACCACCTCGATGGCCAGCATCACCCGCGACAGCTCACCCCCCGAGGCGCCCTTCTGCAGCGGCAGGCTCGGCGCCCCCGGATGGGCCAGCAGCCGCAGCTCCACCTCGTCCGCCCCGTCCGGGCCTGCGGCCAGCTCCCGGCCGTCGACCCGCACCAGCGGCTCGTCGCGGCCGGCCGAGCGGGCCAGCACCACCACCTCCACCCGCGCGTGCGGCATCGCCAGCCCGGCCAGTTCGACACTGACCTGCTCAGCGAACCGGCCCGCGGCCTGCTGCCGGGCCGCGGTGAGCCGCCCCGACAGCTCACCCACGGTCGCCTCCAGCCGCAGCCGCTCGCGGTCCAGCTCCTCCAGCAACTCGTCGGAGGTGTCCAGCGCGGCCAGCCGGGCACGAGCGTTCTCGGCCCAGGCGATGACGCCGTCGACGTCGTCCGCGTACTTGCGGGTGAGGGCCCGCAGCGCGGCCCGCCGCTCGTGGACCGCCGCCAGCCGGTCCGGGTCGGCGTCCAGCGCCTCCAGATAGCCCGACAACTCCGACGACACGTCACCCACGAGGGTGGCCGCCTCCTCCAGGCGGACGGCGAGGTCACCCAGGACCGGATCCACCGCCGACTGGGCGGCCAGGGTACGGCGTGCGGTGCCCAGCAGCTGGGTCGCGTCCGGGGTGTCGTCGACCGTCTCCACCCCGCCCGCCAACGCCTGCGCGGCCAGCGCCGCCGCCGTACGCAAACCCTCGGCGTGCTCCAGCCGCTGCGCCTCGGCACGCAGATCCTCGTCCTCGCCGGGCTGGGGGTCGACCCGGCTGATCTCATCCAGCCCCAGGGTCAGCAGATCGGCCTCCTGGCTGCGCTGGCGGGCGTTGCGCCGCCGGTCGGCCAGGTCGTCGACCGCCGCCCGCCAGCGGGTGAACGCCTCCCGGTACGTCTCCAGCAGCTTCTCGTGCTCCGGACCAGCGAACCGGTCCAGCGCGGCCCGCTGCTCGGCCGGGCGCAGCAGGCGCAACTGGTCGGACTGCCCGTGCACCGCCACCACCTGCTCGCCGACCTCGGCCAGCATCGCCACCGGCATGCTCCGGCCGCCGACGTGGGCGCGGGACCGGCCCTCGCTGGTCACCGTCCGGCTGAGCAGTACCGTGCCGTCGTCGTCCGGCTCGGCACCGGCGTCGGTGACCCGGGCCTGGACGCTGGCGGCCAGCGGGCCGGTCAGGCGCAGGCGACCCTCGACGACCGCGCGGCCCGGGTCGGCCCGGACCCGCCCCGCGTCGGCCCGGCCGCCGAACAGCAGGCCCAGCCCGGTGACCACCATGGTTTTGCCCGCGCCGGTCTCACCGGTGATGACGTTCATTCCCGCCGTCAGGCGCAGCGTCGTGTCCTCGATGACGCCGAGCCCGGTGATGCGCAACTCCTCCAGCACAGGGCAGACAGTATCGGTGGCGACCGACAATTGCCCACCGGCGTCCGCGTGGATCAGCGTCGATTCCCCCGCCAGCCGTCCACCGGCAGGGCGAACTTGGCCACCAGCGTGTCCGTGAACGGCCGCGGCGCCAGCCGCACCAGGCGTACCGGAAGATCCCCGCGCTGCACCGTCACCGTCGCCCCCGGCGGCAGATCCCAGGTACGCCGACCGTCGCAGCACATCACCGCGAACGACGTGTACGGATCCACCGTGAGCATGAGAGTGGAGGTGGGCGCGGTCACCAACGGCTTACTGAACAGGGCATGCGCGCTGATCGGCACCAGCAGCAGCGCCTCCACCTCGGGCCACACCACCGGCCCACCGGCCGAGAACGCGTACGCGGTCGACCCGGTCGGAGTGGCACACACCACGCCGTCGCAGCCGTAGCGCGACAGCGGCCGCCCGTCGACGTCCACGAGCAGTTCGAGCATCTGCGCCCGCTGCCCCTTCTCGACGCTGACCTCGTTGAGCGCCCAGGAGTCGGCGATCAGCCGCCCGTCGTACTCGGCCCGCACGTCGAGGGTGAGCCGTTCGTCCACCGTGTACGACCCGGAGATGATGTCCCGCACGGTCTGGTCAAGGTCGCTGATCTCGGCCTCGGCGAGGAAACCCACCTTGCCGAGGTTGATGCCCAGCAGCGGCGCCTTGACGGGACGGGCCAGCTCGGCCGCGCGCAGGAAGGTGCCGTCCCCGCCCAGCGCGAAAACGATCTCCACGCCCTCGGCCGCGGCCGGGTCGTCGACCGGCGTGACCCCGGCGGGCAGGTCCAGGTCGGCGACCTCCGCCGCGATGACCCGCACCTCGAAACCCGCCTGGATCAGGTCGCGGGCGACCGCCCGGGCGTGCTGGGTGCTCTGCCGGCGACCCGTGTGGGTGACCAGCAAGGCGGAGCGAGTCATGCCATCTCCTCTTCAGCCGGACGGTTCGGGCGCCGGCCCGCCGGAGGCTACCCCGCCGGAGGGCCCCGCCGCGACCACGGCCCGTACGCGCTCTTCGTCGGCCGGTGGCGCATCGCGGCGGAACCACAGGAAGAACTCGACGTTTCCGCTGGGCCCCGGCAGCGGGCTCGCGGTCACCCCGGCCACCCCGAGGCCGAGACCGGCGGCCGCCGCCGCCACCTCCAGCACCGCCTCCGCCCGCAGCGCGGGATCCCGGACGACGCCGCCCGCACCCACCCGCTCCTTACCCACCTCGAACTGAGGTTTGACCATCAGCGCCAGGTCACCGTCGGCGCCGGTACAGGCCGCCAGCGCGGGCAGGACCAACCGCAGCGAGATGAACGACAGGTCCGCCACGGTCAGCTCCACCGGCCCCCCGATCGCCTCCGGGGCCAGGGTGCGCACGTTGGTGCGTTCCAGGACGGTGACCCGGTCGTCGGTGCGCAGCGGCCAGGCGAGCTGGCCGTAGCCGACGTCGACCGCCACGACATGCGCGGCGCCCGAGCGCAACAGGACGTCGGTGAAACCACCGGTGGAGGCACCCGCGTCCAGGCACCGCCGGCCCGCGACGGCCAGCCCGTCCGGGGCGAAGGCGGCCAGCGCGCCCGCGAGCTTGTGCCCGCCCCGGGACACGTACTCGCTGCCGGGGTCGTCGCCGGTGACCAGGACCGGATCCGCCGGGTCGATCATGGCGGCGACCTTGTGGGCCACGGTGCCGCGCACCTGGACCCGGCCGGCCGCGACGAGCGCGGCGGCCTGCTCCCGGGAGCGGGCCAGCTTGCGGCGGACAAGCTCAGCGTCGAGACGGGCGCGGCGGGCCATTCAGATTCCTCGGGTACGGGGTGCTCAGGACGACGTCACGGGGCTCAGCGGTCGATGCTCGCGAGCGTCTCCTGCAGCACCTGGTGCGCGGCCTCGTACGCGGCGATCTGCTCCGCCGGGGGTAGCTGGGCGGCGTTGTCCAGCGAACGCAGCACCGCGTCCACTGCGGGGTGTCCCGTGGTGTCCCCGCCGGTGGTGGTTCCGGCGGCCTCCGGTCCGGCCGGGACCCCGGCCGGACCGGGCAGGAGCGGTGGGACGTGGCCCGGCGGCGGACCGGGGCGGGCCGCGCCGAGCGGCGGGCCGGGCCGGGGGCCGGGGGCCGGGGCAGGCGAGATCGTCACCAGGGCGTCTCCGTTTCGGTCGACCGCTCGGTCACCGGTGGGGTCGCGGGCGCCGGTGCCTGTCCGCCGGTCGTCTGCCCGGTGGCCCGGTCAGCGCCGGGACCGGCGGCCGCGCCCTCCGACAGCCCGGCCGGGTTCGACGCCACGGCCGGAGCGTCGATCGACGTTGGCGTCTCGGGCGCGGTCACGGCCTGCTTCGTCAGCGCGCCCGGTGCGTTGCTCGGGCCCGCTGGCGCTGGCGCGGTAGGCGCCTTCCCAAGGCCCGCTGGTGCCGACGCGGTGGGTGCCTTCCCAAGGCCCGCTGGTGCCGACGCGGTGGGTGCCTCGCCAGGGCCCGCTGGCGCTGGCGCGTTCCGCGCTCCCGGGACCTTGGCGGGTGCGCTCTTCGCGGCGGATCCGGCCGGCGCCGCCTTCTTGGCGGCCTTGCGGGCCGACGGCGCGGGCGTGGGCGTAGCGGCGGACGATGGCAGGGCGTTCGGCGCCGTCTTCTTCGCCACCGCCGTCTTGGCGACGGCCTTCTTCGCGACAGTGCTCGCGCTCCCGCTCTGCGCGGTCCCGGCCCGAGCGGCTCCGGTTTCCCCGGTCTTCTCGGCCGCCACCTTCGTGGCCACGGCCTTCTTCGCGACAGCCTTCTTCGCGACAGCCGTCTTGGGTACGGCTGTCTTGGCGGCGGCCTTCTTCGCGACAGCCGTCTTAGCCACGGCCTTCGTCGCCGCGGTGTTCGCCACCTCGGCGCCAGTCGTCGCCGCGGCCTTGCTGGCCGCTGCCTTGCTGGCCGCTGCCTTGCTCGCCGCTGCCTTGCTCGCCGCTGCCTCCTTGACTCCCGCGCCCGCTGTTCCAGCGTCACCCGCCACAGCCTCGGGCGTCACGGCCGCTTTCGCGATGGCCTTCTTCGCCACAGTCTTCTTCGCGACAGCCGTCTTGGCGACGGCCTTCTGTGCCACCGCGTTCTCCGCGACAGCCTTCTTTGCCACGGTCTTCTTTGCCACGGTCTTCTTTGCCACGGTCTTCTTTGCCACGGTCTTCTTTGCCACGGTCTTCTTCGCGGGCTGTGCCGCGGCAGTTGCCTGGGCGCCGCCCCCACCGGTCTCGCCGTCGCCCGCGGCCGGCGTGCCACCACCGGCCTCGGCGGCTGCGGCGCGGGCTCGCGCATCGCGGAGCTGACGCTCCAGGTCCCGGACCCGCGTGGTCAGATCGGCGACCTCTTCCGCGGTGGCCAGGCCGACGAGCCCGAGGGCGCGGTCAACCTCGTAGCGCACGATCGTGGTGAGCGCCTCCCGGTTGGCGAGTCCGGCGCCGACCACATCCGCTACGAGACCCTGCAGCTGTACCGCCGTCTCACCGCCGCGGTTGATCAGCTCACCGGCCGCCTTCTGGACCTTGCGGCGCGGCTCCTCGGTCAAGCCGAGCGCCATTTCCAGATACGCCCGCCATGCGTCCTGCATGCCCGCTCTCCTCGTTCGCGGCCGCCTCCATCGGGTGTCACGCTACCGGGCGGCTCAAGGCGTCCTGTGCGGTACCGTGCGGTACGCGGAGGTGTCGCGCGAAGGGAGCCCGTATGGCCAGCGTGGACGAGTGCCGGCAAGCGCTGCTGGACCTCGCCGCCCGCCTCGACGCCAACGCCGAGACCCGGGGCAGACTCGACCTCGACCGCACCCTGGCGTGCCGGATCCCCGACCTGGACGCGGCCTTCCACGGCCGGCTCGCCGACGGACGCCTCGTCGACATCACCGACGGGGACGACCCTCGGGCGAAGATCGCACTCGTGGCGAACAGCGACGATCTGATCGCCGTCGTGGCCGGCCGCCTCGATGTCACCCGGGCGGTGGCAACGCGTCAGGTGACCATCAAGGCGAACCCGTTCGACCTGTTGAAGCTGCGCAAGCTGCTGTAGCGCGTCAGCCCGGCAGTCCCCAGCTCGTCAGCAGCTCGCGGGCCGCGTCCGAACCCGCCCGCACGTCGCCGGGCGCCACGCCGTCCCAGACCCGGCCGCAGAGCAGCCGCAACGCGTCGACCGGTGTGCCGTCGCCCGTCAACCTCACCGCCCCGCCGTCATCCGCCAGGCGCCACCCACCGGCCGAGTCGGCGTCCGGCGGTAGCAGTTGCGCGGCGTCGGCGGGCGCGAACAGTCCCGACAGGTCCGCCGCTACGTATCCCGGCCGCCGGGCCGGCGGCGCGGTCAGTAGATCCACCGGACCGGTCACCCCGGTCAGCACGAGCAGGCAGTCCATGCCCGCACCGACCGCGCCCTCGATGTCCGTGTCGAGCCGGTCACCGACCACCAGGGGACGCGTCGCCCCGGACCGCGACGCGGCCGCCCGGAACAGGGCCGGCGACGGCTTGCCCACGACCACGTCCGGGTCCCGGTCCAGCGCGGTACGCAGCACGGAGACCAGCGAGCCGTTTCCGGGCAGCGGACCGCGCGGGCTGGGCAGCGTACGGTCAGTGTTCGTGGCGATCCAGGTCGCACCCTTCCGCACCGCCAGGGCGGCCTCGGCGAGGACCCGCCAGCCGACGTCGGGGCCGTAGCCCTGTACCACCGCGACCGGCGCGTCCTCCAGCCGCTCCACCGGCGTCAGGCCCTGCTCGCGCACCTCGGCGCGCAGTGCCTCCGCGCCGACCACGAGTACGGGTGCGCCCGCGGGCAGGTCGTCCGCCAGCATCACCGCCGCGGCCCCGGCCGAGGTGAGCACCTCGTCGGCAGATGCGGGCACGCCCATGCCGGTCAGCAGCGCGGCGACGTCGGCGGCCCGGCGGGACGCGTTGTTCGTCGCGTACGCGATCGCCGTGCCCTCGGCATGCAGCGTGCCGACCGCCTCGGCGGCGCCCGGGATCGGCTTGTCGATGAGATAGACGACCCCGTCGAGGTCGAATACTACGAGGTCGTACCCGTCGACCAGCCGATCACTCACGCCTTTGCCCGCCCGTCGTCGCCGTCTTCGTCGGTGGTTACCACGAACTCGTCCCCGAGCGCCTTCTGCTCGTCGCGCGGGCCGTCGTCCGCCCCGCCACGGCGACCCGCCGACTCGTCCGCCGCTTCAGCATCGTCGTCGAAGTCCTCTGGGTCCAGACCGGACTCGTCGTCGTCCAGGAAGCCTTCCGGCCCCGCCTCCTCGTCCTCGTCGTCCTCGTCGAGGTCCGCCGCGGCGTCTTCGGCGTACGGCTGCTCACCGTCGTCGCCGTCCTGGTCGTCCTCCCCGTCGTCGGCGAAGTCGACGCCGTCGAGTTCCAGCAACCGTTCCGCCGCGTCGGTCAAGCCGTCCTCGTCGGCGGTCGCCGCCCGCGCGAACCACTCCCGCGCCTCGTCGCGGCGCCCTGCCGACAGCAGCGCATCCGCGTACGCATACCGCAGCCGCGGCGCCCATTCCGCCTCACCATCACCGGTGAGCTCGCGAACCTGGAGCATCGCCACCGCGGCGTCGTGCTGGCCAAGGTCGCCGCGCGCCCCGGCCGCCACGATGAGCAACTCGATCGCCCCGGCCTTGTCGAGGGCCTCACGGTCCGCACCGCGGTACAGATCGATCGCCCGTTCCGGGCGGCCCAGCGCGCGCTCGCAGTCGGCCAGTTCGGCCAGGTGGGTCTGCCGGCCCGACATGCGATGGTACGTACGCAGCTCCGAGATCGCGGTCGCCCAATCCCCCGCCGCGTACGCCGCGAGTCCGACGGCCTCCCGCACCGCGGCGATCCGCGACGCGAGCCGCCGAGCCGCGATCGCATGCTGCAGGGCCAGATCCGAGTCCTCGTCGATGATCTGTCCGGCCGCGACGAGATGCCGGGCGACCCGGTCGGCGACGTCGCGAGACAAGCTCAGCAGTTCCGCGCGTACGTCCTTGTCGAGGTCGGACGCCGCGATGTCCTCGGGCAGGTCCGGCGCCTGGAACGCGGGCTGTTGGTCGTCGCGGGCACGCGAATCCTGGAACCGGTCGTCGCGGATCCCGTCGCGCTCGTGTCGAGCCTGGCGCTCACCGCCGGCTGACGACGGCCCCCGGTCGCTGCGGAATCCGCCGTCGCGCGGACCACGATCCCGATCGCCCCGGAAACCACCATCCCGGAACCCGCCGTCGCCCGATCCACGGTCGCCCCGGAACCCGCCGTCACGAGGGCCGCGGTCCCGGTCACCCCGGAACCCGCCATCGCGCGGACCACGATCCCGATCGCCCCGGAAACCGCCATCGCGGGGACCACGGTCGCCCTGGAAGCCGCCGTCACGAGGGCCACGATCCCCCCGGAAGCCGCCATCGCGCGGACCACGGTCGCGGTCGCCCTGGAAGCCGCCGTCACGAGGGCCACGATCCCCCCGGAAGCCGCCGTCGCGCGAGCCGCGGTCCGGGCCCCGGTCGCGGAAGCCTCCGTCGCGGCCGCCCGCGTACCCGCCGCGCTCGCGATCGGCTCGGAAGCCACCTGCTCCCCGGTTACCTGGGCGGTCCCCGCCGCGGAATCCACCACGATCGTCGCGCGAGAAGCCGCCACGATCGCCGGTACGGTCACGACCATCCTGGTGCTCGCGCTCCCCGCGGAACCCGCCGCGCGACTCGCTGCCGGGCCGCCGGTCGCGTTCGTCCCGGAATCCCGGACGGTCACCCCGATCCTGGTAGCCGCCGCGACCGCCCTGGAAGCCGCCGCCACCCTGGTAGCCGCCGCCACCCTGGTAGCCGGTGCGGCCGCCCTGGAAGCCGCCGCCGCGACCGCCGCGGTCCGCCCCGCCACGGGGGTGCTGACCGCCCTCCCGGTCTCCGCCGCGGAACTCGCGATCGCCCTGGTGTCCACGCTGCCCAGTCGGGTGGCCACGGTCGCGGTCCCCACGGAAGCCGCCGCGTCCTCCGTCCTGGAAGCCGCCCCGGTCGCGCTGGGCTCCGCCCCGGTCACCCCGGAAGCCGCCGCGGTCACTCTGGAATCCGCCACGGTCGCCTCGGAACCCGCCACGGTCCCCCTGGAATCCACCCCGGTCGCCCTGGAATCCACCACGGTCGCCGCTCCGGTCACGGTCGCCGCGAAAATCTTGCCGGCTCCCGGGATGACCCCGGTCGCCACCACGGGGACGGTCATCGCGGTATCCACCGCGCGCCCCGCCGTCCCGGTAGCCGCCCTGAGAGCCCCCGTCCCGGTAGCCGCCCTGAGAGCCCCTGTCCCGGTAGCCGCCGCCCTGAGAGCCGCCTTGCCGGAAGCCGCTACGATCCTGACCGCCACGGCCGCCCTGGAAGCCACCGCCGTCGCGCCCGCCCCGGGTGTGGCCACGATCGCGGTCGCCGTAGCCGCGGTCGGCGCCGAAGCTCCGATCCCGGTCACCGCCGAAGCCACGGTCGGGTCCGCGATCGCGGGAAAAGCCGCCGCGGTCGCCGCGACCCTGGTATCCACCGCCCTGCGAGCCGCGGCCGCCACGGTCGCGGTCGTCACGGAAGCCGCCCCGCCCCCGGTCGTCGCGGAAACCGCCCCGGTCGCCGCCACCGGCGCCGCGGTCCCGACCGCCGCGGAACCCGCCGTCGCCGCCCCGACCACCGGCGCCGCCGTGGTGCCCGCCGTCACGCCCGCGACCGGGCCGGCCCTCGTCGTCGCGGTTGTGGCCGCCGCCGTCCTGCGGTCCTGTCGTCACGGGTCGTTCCTTCCGATACGGCGATTCCCGCGGGGTGGCGGGTCGGCTCAATGCTCACAAAGGCTACTCGTCGAGCGGCCTGGAATGGGGTGGAGGGCGCCGCCCTGTGGATGAGGCCGGGACACACAGTCCTGGCCAGCATGCAGTGAGGGCCGCCCCCGGGGTGGGGGCGGCCCTCATCATGTTTGAGTCCGGCGGCGTCCTACTCTCCCACACCCTCCCGGGTGCAGTACCATCGGCGCTGGAGGGCTTAGCTTCCGGGTTCGGAATGAGACCGGGCGTTTCCCCTCCGCTATGACCACCGGCACAACTACCAGCCACCAAGCCCCCATCATCTTCCACCCACCAGACTGTGTGGCCTCGATGGTGGGTGGGGTGTGTGGGGGGTGGTTGTTTGCTGAGATATCACACAGTGGACGCGTTGAGCACCAAATTTATGGGTGTGGTTAAGCCCTCGGCCTATTAGTACCGGTCAACTGAACCAGTTACCTGGCTTACATTTCCGGCCTATCAACCCAGTCGTCTAGCTGGGGGCCTTACCCACTCAAGGTGGTGGGATACCTCATCTCGAAGCAGGCTTCCCGCTTAGATGCTTTCAGCGGTTATCCCTTCCGAACGTAGCTAACCAGCCGTGCCCCTGGCGGGACAACTGGCACACCAGAGGTTCGTCCGTCCCGGTCCTCTCGTACTAGGGACAGCCCTTCTCAAGTATCCAACGCGCACGGCGGATAGGGACCGAACTGTCTCACGACGTTCTAAACCCAGCTCGCGTACCGCTTTAATGGGCGAACAGCCCAACCCTTGGGACCTGCTACAGCCCCAGGATGCGACGAGCCGACATCGAGGTGCCAAACCATCCCGTCGATATGGACTCTTGGGGAAGATCAGCCTGTTATCCCCGGGGTACCTTTTATCCGTTGAGCGACACCGCTTCCACACGCAAGTGCCGGATCACTAGTCCCGACTTTCGTCCCTGCTCGACCTGTCAGTCTCACAGTCAAGCTCCCTTGTGCACTTACACTCAACACCTGATTGCCAACCAGGCTGAGGGAACCTTTGGGCGCCTCCGTTACCTTTTAGGAGGCAACCGCCCCAGTTAAACTACCCACCAGACACTGTCCCTCGACCCGATCAGGGCCGCAAGTTAGATACCCAAATCCAACAGAGTGGTATTTCAAGATTGCCTCCACCCGAACTGGCGTCCGAGCTTCACCGGCTCCCACCTATCCTACACAATTGCATTCAGATACCAATGTCAAGCTATAGTAAAGGTCCCGGGGTCTTTCCGTCCTGCCGCGCGTAACGAGCATCTTTACTCGTACTGCAATTTCGCCGGGCCTGTGGTTGAGACAGTGGGGAAGTCGTTACGCCATTCGTGCAGGTCGGAACTTACCCGACAAGGAATTTCGCTACCTTAGGATGGTTATAGTTACCACCGCCGTTTACTGGCGCTTAAGTTCTCCGCTTCGCCCCGAAGAGCTAACAGGTCCCCTTAACGTTCCAGCACCGGGCAGGCGTCAGTCCATATACATCGTCTTACGACTTGGCATGGACCTGTGTTTTTAGTAAACAGTCGCTTCCCCCTGCTCTCTGCGGCCATACCACGCTCCACCCGCAAGGGGCTTCACGCGTCCGGCCCCCCTTCTCCCTAAGTTACGGGGGCAATTTGCCGAGTTCCTTAACCACAGTTCGCCCGTCGCCTCGGTATTCTCTACCTGACCACCTGTGTCGGTTTGGGGTACGGGCCGCTCGGAACATCGCTAGAGGCTTTTCTCGGCAGCATAGGATCACTGACTTCACCTGAATCGGCTCGGCATCACGTCTCAGCCTCCATGTGCCACGGATTTGCCTATGGCACGGCCTACACGCTTACCCCGGCACAACCACCGGCCGGGATCAGCTACCTTCCTGCGTCACCCCATCGCTCAACTACTACCCACCAGGATCCCAACCTCGCCCACGTCACCCCGAAGGGATCAACAAACTC
Protein-coding regions in this window:
- the recN gene encoding DNA repair protein RecN, giving the protein MLEELRITGLGVIEDTTLRLTAGMNVITGETGAGKTMVVTGLGLLFGGRADAGRVRADPGRAVVEGRLRLTGPLAASVQARVTDAGAEPDDDGTVLLSRTVTSEGRSRAHVGGRSMPVAMLAEVGEQVVAVHGQSDQLRLLRPAEQRAALDRFAGPEHEKLLETYREAFTRWRAAVDDLADRRRNARQRSQEADLLTLGLDEISRVDPQPGEDEDLRAEAQRLEHAEGLRTAAALAAQALAGGVETVDDTPDATQLLGTARRTLAAQSAVDPVLGDLAVRLEEAATLVGDVSSELSGYLEALDADPDRLAAVHERRAALRALTRKYADDVDGVIAWAENARARLAALDTSDELLEELDRERLRLEATVGELSGRLTAARQQAAGRFAEQVSVELAGLAMPHARVEVVVLARSAGRDEPLVRVDGRELAAGPDGADEVELRLLAHPGAPSLPLQKGASGGELSRVMLAIEVVFAGAGGPPTLVFDEVDAGVGGQAAVEIGRRLARLARTHQVLVVTHLPQVAAFADRHLVVAKDTGGAITTSGVRVVEEGERARELARMLAGLPDSDLGIAHAEELLAVAGQEKRG
- a CDS encoding NAD kinase, with protein sequence MTRSALLVTHTGRRQSTQHARAVARDLIQAGFEVRVIAAEVADLDLPAGVTPVDDPAAAEGVEIVFALGGDGTFLRAAELARPVKAPLLGINLGKVGFLAEAEISDLDQTVRDIISGSYTVDERLTLDVRAEYDGRLIADSWALNEVSVEKGQRAQMLELLVDVDGRPLSRYGCDGVVCATPTGSTAYAFSAGGPVVWPEVEALLLVPISAHALFSKPLVTAPTSTLMLTVDPYTSFAVMCCDGRRTWDLPPGATVTVQRGDLPVRLVRLAPRPFTDTLVAKFALPVDGWRGNRR
- a CDS encoding TlyA family RNA methyltransferase; the encoded protein is MARRARLDAELVRRKLARSREQAAALVAAGRVQVRGTVAHKVAAMIDPADPVLVTGDDPGSEYVSRGGHKLAGALAAFAPDGLAVAGRRCLDAGASTGGFTDVLLRSGAAHVVAVDVGYGQLAWPLRTDDRVTVLERTNVRTLAPEAIGGPVELTVADLSFISLRLVLPALAACTGADGDLALMVKPQFEVGKERVGAGGVVRDPALRAEAVLEVAAAAAGLGLGVAGVTASPLPGPSGNVEFFLWFRRDAPPADEERVRAVVAAGPSGGVASGGPAPEPSG
- a CDS encoding histone H1-like repetitive region-containing protein, whose protein sequence is MQDAWRAYLEMALGLTEEPRRKVQKAAGELINRGGETAVQLQGLVADVVGAGLANREALTTIVRYEVDRALGLVGLATAEEVADLTTRVRDLERQLRDARARAAAAEAGGGTPAAGDGETGGGGAQATAAAQPAKKTVAKKTVAKKTVAKKTVAKKTVAKKAVAENAVAQKAVAKTAVAKKTVAKKAIAKAAVTPEAVAGDAGTAGAGVKEAAASKAAASKAAASKAAASKAAATTGAEVANTAATKAVAKTAVAKKAAAKTAVPKTAVAKKAVAKKAVATKVAAEKTGETGAARAGTAQSGSASTVAKKAVAKTAVAKKTAPNALPSSAATPTPAPSARKAAKKAAPAGSAAKSAPAKVPGARNAPAPAGPGEAPTASAPAGLGKAPTASAPAGLGKAPTAPAPAGPSNAPGALTKQAVTAPETPTSIDAPAVASNPAGLSEGAAAGPGADRATGQTTGGQAPAPATPPVTERSTETETPW
- a CDS encoding alkyl sulfatase C-terminal domain-containing protein, with amino-acid sequence MASVDECRQALLDLAARLDANAETRGRLDLDRTLACRIPDLDAAFHGRLADGRLVDITDGDDPRAKIALVANSDDLIAVVAGRLDVTRAVATRQVTIKANPFDLLKLRKLL
- a CDS encoding HAD-IIA family hydrolase produces the protein MSDRLVDGYDLVVFDLDGVVYLIDKPIPGAAEAVGTLHAEGTAIAYATNNASRRAADVAALLTGMGVPASADEVLTSAGAAAVMLADDLPAGAPVLVVGAEALRAEVREQGLTPVERLEDAPVAVVQGYGPDVGWRVLAEAALAVRKGATWIATNTDRTLPSPRGPLPGNGSLVSVLRTALDRDPDVVVGKPSPALFRAAASRSGATRPLVVGDRLDTDIEGAVGAGMDCLLVLTGVTGPVDLLTAPPARRPGYVAADLSGLFAPADAAQLLPPDADSAGGWRLADDGGAVRLTGDGTPVDALRLLCGRVWDGVAPGDVRAGSDAARELLTSWGLPG
- a CDS encoding Replicase polyprotein 1ab codes for the protein MSRDVADRVARHLVAAGQIIDEDSDLALQHAIAARRLASRIAAVREAVGLAAYAAGDWATAISELRTYHRMSGRQTHLAELADCERALGRPERAIDLYRGADREALDKAGAIELLIVAAGARGDLGQHDAAVAMLQVRELTGDGEAEWAPRLRYAYADALLSAGRRDEAREWFARAATADEDGLTDAAERLLELDGVDFADDGEDDQDGDDGEQPYAEDAAADLDEDDEDEEAGPEGFLDDDESGLDPEDFDDDAEAADESAGRRGGADDGPRDEQKALGDEFVVTTDEDGDDGRAKA